The genomic stretch GCCCAGCGACCCAGCTGTCTCAGCTATTTTTTCCAGTTCGCTGACGGTGACAGGCGTATCTCGAGCCAGCTGGCGGATTGAATCGCCCAGTGCTTCCAAATCCTTTCCGGTGATCCCTGTGGTCTTCGAAACCGACGCCAGACCTTTTTCAAAATCCGAGAATGCCGCGACCCCACCAGTCACCGTCGCGCCCACTGCCGCAAATCCAGCTACCACTCCTTTCCCGATGGTCGTCATCACACCGGCGATTTTCGAACCAGTACTCTCTACATTTCTGGCGAAAGACGAGAATGCAGATTCCGCTTGTTTCAATCCGGAATGGAATTCTGCCGCATCAAGTGAGATTTTCGCATAAGCCGCCGCTACTTGTTCTCCAGGCATGTTTGAGCCTCATCAACCGATTTTTAATTCGGTTTTTAATTTCCTCATCAACATCTGTACGAATTTGTTTCTTAGGTTTGTTCAGCAAATTCTCCAGCTTTGGATAATCCTTCGGAGAGTTCACCGCGACAGATACCAGCATTCCCAGGAAATGGAGATCAGAAATGAATCTTTCATGATTTTGGGAGAATGCCCGGATTTTGAGATTGATTTCATGAGGGGTAAGATCAAAAAATTCATCTGGAGTTAGATTAAGCACGCCGATCGCGGTTTCGTAAGCTACTGTCCAGTTCCACGGCTGGCCTTCGTCTTC from Methanothrix sp. encodes the following:
- a CDS encoding phage tail assembly chaperone codes for the protein EDEGQPWNWTVAYETAIGVLNLTPDEFFDLTPHEINLKIRAFSQNHERFISDLHFLGMLVSVAVNSPKDYPKLENLLNKPKKQIRTDVDEEIKNRIKNRLMRLKHAWRTSSGGLCENLT